A part of Gossypium hirsutum isolate 1008001.06 chromosome A07, Gossypium_hirsutum_v2.1, whole genome shotgun sequence genomic DNA contains:
- the LOC107937293 gene encoding transcription initiation factor IIE subunit alpha — translation MSIEPFNRLVKLAARAFYDNVTTKAENQPKMGRGDNKGIAVVVLDALTRRQWVREEDLALKLHSKQLRRTLRLFEEEKLITREYRKETAKGAKLYNAAVAATVDGQPSGKEGEEKVKLHTHSYCCLDYAQIYDVVRYRLHRMKKKLKDELEDKNTVQEYVCPGCSKRYNALDALRLISLEDESFHCERCNGELVAERDKLAAEEVGEGDYDNARRRRRENLKDMLQKMEVQLKPLMEQINRVKDMPIPEFGTLLSWETRVGAAGHALNGAGSNDPYKNSQGYCGTPMPFLGDTKVEVAFSGLDSKEDVKTESASTSLKVLPPWMIKQGMNLTKEQRGEVKQESKAEGSSSQPAFSDDKKSTIGNDDKKNVQEDDKKNIQDEYLKAYYAALYKKQQELEEAEKKKQQPADTSLETDLSDSTKRQVGMKVKREDNDEEDDDINCEEDPFSISGSTTNNYKVDDLNVEAWRHLQVMTRMI, via the exons ATGAGCATCGAGCCCTTTAACAG ATTGGTGAAGCTTGCAGCTCGAGCATTTTATGATAATGTGACGACAAAAGCAGAAAATCAACCTAAGATGGGTCGTGGTGATAATAAAGGGATTGCTGTTGTAGTACTTGATGCTCTTACAAG GAGACAATGGGTTAGGGAAGAAGATTTGGCGTTGAAACTACATTCAAAGCAACTTCGGCGGACTCTACGGCTATTTGAGGAAGAAAAATTAATCACCCGCGAATATAGGAAAGAG ACGGCTAAAGGGGCAAAACTATATAATGCTGCAGTTGCTGCAACGGTTGATGGTCAACCAAGTGGGAAAGAGGGAGAGGAGAAGGTTAAATTACATACTCACTCTTACTGTTGTCTGGATTATGCACAg ATATATGATGTTGTTAGGTATAGATTGCATCGTATGAAGAAAAAACTAAAGGATGAACTCGAGGACAAAAATACCGTTCAGGAGTATGTATGCCCGGGCTGTTCAAAACG ATACAATGCTTTAGATGCATTGCGATTGATTTCCTTGGAGGATGAATCTTTTCACTGCGAAAGATGTAACGGAGAATTAGTGGCTGAGCGTGACAAGTTAGCAGCAGAAGAAGTAGGAGagggagatt ATGACAATGCGAGACGACGGCGACGTGAAAATTTGAAGGACATGCTTCAGAAAATGGAG GTACAACTTAAACCATTAATGGAACAAATCAACAGAGTAAAAGATATGCCTATTCCAGAATTCGGAACCCTGCTATCATGGGAAACTCGAGTAGGTGCTGCTGGTCATGCTCTAAACGGTGCTGGTTCTAATGATCCTTACAAAAATTCTCAGGGTTATTGTGGAACACCGATGCCATTTCTTGGGGATACAAAG GTTGAAGTTGCTTTTTCTGGTCTTGATAGCAAGGAAGATGTAAAAACCGAGAGTGCAAGCACATCCTTGAAAGTTTTGCCACCTTGGATGATAAAGCAAGGAATGAACCTAACAAAGGAACAACGTGGAGAGGTCAAGCAAGAGTCGAAGGCAGAAGGCAGTTCATCACAACCGGCTTTTTCAGACGACAAAAAGTCAACCATTGGAAATGATGATAAGAAGAATGTACAGGAAGATGATAAGAAGAATATACAG GATGAGTATCTTAAAGCATATTATGCTGCTTTATATAAGAAACAACAAGAACTAGAAGAAGCggaaaagaaaaaacaacaacCGGCAGATACGTCTTTAGAAACTGATCTTTCGGACTCTACCAAGCGTCAAGTTGGCATGAAAGTTAAACGTGAAGACAatgatgaggaagatgatgatattaATTGCGAAGAAGATCCCTTTTCAA TTTCAGGCAGTACGACCAATAATTACAAAGTCGATGATTTGAATGTTGAAGCGTGGAGGCATCTGCAGGTGATGACGAGGATGATATAG
- the LOC121232132 gene encoding 60S ribosomal protein L13-1 produces the protein MVKHNNVVPNGHFKKHWQNYVKTWFSQPARKARRRISRQKKAVRIFPRPTAGPLRPIVHGQTLKYNMKLRAGKGFTLEELKAAGISKKLAPTIGIAVDHRRKNKSLEGLQANVQRLKTYKAKLVVFPRRARKFKAGDSTAEELATATQVQGPYMPISREKPSVELVKVTEDMKSFKAYNKLRVERANERHIGARLKKAAEAEKEDKK, from the exons ATGGTTAAGCATAACAATGTCGTGCCAAATGGGCACTTCAAGAAACACTGGCAGAACTATGTGAAGACTTGGTTCAGTCAGCCAGCACGAAAGGCTAGAAGAAGAATTT CAAGGCAAAAGAAGGCTGTGAGGATCTTTCCAAGGCCAACTGCTGGACCCCTTCGCCCTATTGTCCATGGCCAGACTTTGAAGTATAACATGAAGTTGAGAGCTGGAAAGGGTTTCACCCTTGAAGAGCTTAAG GCTGCTGGTATTTCAAAGAAACTTGCACCGACCATTGGTATCGCTGTTGATCACCGCCGTAAGAACAAATCACTTGAAGGTCTTCAAGCCAATGTTCAGAGGCTTAAGACCTACAAGGCCAAACTTGTTGTCTTCCCAAGGCGTGCTCGCAAGTTCAAG GCTGGTGATTCAACTGCCGAAGAGCTCGCAACTGCAACCCAAGTCCAAGGACCATACATGCCTATTTCTCGTGAGAAGCCTTCCGTTGAGCTCGTGAAGGTCACCGAGGACATGAAATCATTCAAGGCATACAACAAGCTCCGTGTTGAACGTGCGAACGAACGTCATATTGGTGCTAGGTTGAAGAAAGCTGCCGAGGCCGAGAAGGAAGACAAGAAGTAA